From a region of the Nothobranchius furzeri strain GRZ-AD chromosome 12, NfurGRZ-RIMD1, whole genome shotgun sequence genome:
- the znf451 gene encoding E3 SUMO-protein ligase ZNF451 isoform X1 — protein sequence MSSPTQGHDSEAEEVEFVSEGPLRPVLDCIDLLSDSDDEGCSSRAVTLEDSVTRNKARVMSTLDRLAHKVAQEKKERADKCKAFKEKQIMQKAHGQRELAVSSPNGRNQEAKHCVDMWLKMPGLKPGGIGADWGRRQSAADFSRNASARHTCPVINCGRVYDNISLLGGHLKRFDHSPCDPSIHLSGSPSELFACVACGRHFQTKEEWKKHVQSKVITKHLYLVNSANASGHSLDQNYQQIVCFACPECFLLFNLRDECLQHMSAKNHFRESLAMDETRGAVQPVPVPKLVKNRLIALCKESTFTVRCSLCLKVLISHQAAQAHFNVQCRHGCAVAKADTTIVEVMKQLQARGQCSLCSKVFLSQAEIQSHEESTQHNVDVNPSMAEALLQFSRISEIQQSTAVAREKRLLQGLETSLQRRTDDRGESDGSPAKRQRLASGLNASSSSRSSTSAWFCECGQQFSEEATASKHLLAANQIFHQCGVCDKHMGESSVARLHMSRFHGGAHLSNFLFFCRKCRVEKPRLKDILSHVSEAHRGHTYLTEKEVPHDFAAALEAKPSTSSNITSLSASKAQQDAVETSPTAGHTWMCRMCEDVFDSEAAVLEHCGDTSSHSFQRFVCGHCPQKFFKESTVRRHCVNEHGGDVKSSHFCGLCDSMQFESEAEFMEHYRSLHSRDYYCLDAPELPVAEETAQLTCPCMGSEKSKGDMKAAYTRCMRRLSAEGRCRYACAPCSVSVATYAQMKTHIHTTHAALNLDKTFVVKCKECQEIFPGVPSFHKHYHRQHCALEPCRKGVQTEASAAEIKHAVEITPSQEETDGTGVELTDTNQTSSEKDLDDEMRRALSLSAEEARELAELEEALQRSLLEF from the exons ATGTCTTCACCGACCCAAGGACACGATTCTGAGGCTGAAGAAGTGGAGTTTGTATCA GAAGGCCCTCTTAGACCAGTGCTGGACTGTATCGATCTGCTGAGTGACAGCGATGACGAGGGTTGTTCGTCTCGGGCGGTCACG CTTGAGGACAGCGTCACCCGAAACAAAGCACGGGTCATGTCCACGCTGGACAGGCTGGCACATAAAGTGGCTCAAGAGAAAAAGGAAAGAGCAGACAAATGTAAAGCATTCAAG gaaaaacaaatcatgcagaaagctCACGGACAGCGCGAGCTGGCTGTTAGTTCTCCAAACGGGCGGAATCAGGAGGCAAAGCACTGTGTGGACATGTGGTTAAAGATGCCAG GCCTTAAACCTGGTGGGATCGGTGCTGACTGGGGCCGAAGACAGTCAGCTGCCGATTTCTCTAGAAACGCCTCAGCTCGACACACTTGTCCAGTGATCAATTGTGGCCGCGTTTATGACAACATTTCCCTCCTTGGTGGGCACTTAAAAAG GTTTGATCACTCTCCCTgtgacccatccatccatctcagcGGGAGTCCGTCGGAGCTCTTTGCTTGCGTTGCCTGTGGTCGGCATTTTCAGACCAAAGAAGAGTGGAAGAAACACGTTCAGTCTAAGGTGATAACGAAACATTTATATCTG GTGAACTCTGCTAACGCCAGTGGGCACAGCCTGGACCAGAACTATCAGCAGATTGTGTGTTTTGCGTGTCCTGAATGCTTTCTCCTCTTCAACCTCCGAGATGAGTGCCTTCAGCACATGTCCGCCAAAAACCACTTCAGGGAGTCTCTTGCAATGGATG AAACCAGAGGAGCGGTGCAGCCAGTTCCCGTCCCAAAGCTCGTCAAGAATCGTCTCATCGCCTTGTGCAAAGAGTCGACCTTCACCGTCCGATGCTCGTTATGCCTCAAAGTGCTGATTTCTCATCAAGCAGCTCAGGCTCACTTTAA tgTGCAGTGCAGGCATGGCTGTGCTGTAGCCAAAGCTGACACAACAATAGTGGAAGTTATGAAACAGCTGCAAGCTCGAGGACAGTGTTCCCTCTGCTCCAAAGTCTTCCTGAGCCAGGCTGAAATCCAGAGTCACGAAGAATCCACGCAGCACAACGTTGATGTCAACCCGTCCATGGCCGAAGCTCTCCTCCAGTTCAGCAGGATTAGTGAAATTCAGCAGAGCACGGCTGTAGCGCGGGAGAAAAGGCTGCTGCAGGGTCTTGAGACGTCTCTGCAAAGGAGAACCGATGATAGAGGTGAAAGCGACGGATCTCCGGCTAAAAGACAGAGACTAGCTTCAGGTCTGAAtgctagcagcagcagcaggagctcgACGTCAGCGTGGTTTTGTGAGTGTGGTCAACAGTTCTCAGAAGAGGCCACAGCCTCGAAGCATCTTCTGGCTGCGAACCAGATTTTCCACCAGTGTGGCGTCTGCGACAAACACATGGGAGAGTCTTCAGTTGCCCGTCTGCATATGAGTCGCTTTCACGGCGGAGCACACCTCTCCAACTTCCTGTTCTTCTGCCGAAAGTGTCGAGTGGAAAAGCCCCGATTGAAAGATATTCTGTCCCACGTGTCGGAAGCCCACAGAGGACACACCTACCTCACAGAGAAAGAAGTGCCGCATGATTTTGCCGCAGCCCTCGAAGCTAAGCCTTCCACCAGCAGCAACATCACCTCGCTCTCTGCGTCCAAAGCCCAGCAGGACGCAGTGGAGACGTCTCCAACAGCAGGACACACGTGGATGTGCAGGATGTGCGAGGACGTCTTTGACTCTGAGGCGGCTGTCCTCGAGCATTGCGGCGACACGAGCAGCCACAGCTTTCAGAGATTTGTTTGTGGTCACTGTCCGCAGAAGTTCTTCAAAGAGTCCACGGTTCGCAGGCACTGTGTGAACGAGCACGGCGGGGACGTGAAGAGCTCCCACTTCTGCGGCCTCTGTGACAGCATGCAGTTCGAGTCTGAAGCCGAGTTCATGGAACACTACAGGAGCCTTCACAGTAGGGACTACTACTGCTTGGACGCCCCTGAGCTTCCCGTCGCCGAGGAAACCGCTCAGCTCACCTGTCCATGCATGGGCTCCGAAAAAAGCAAAGGTGACATGAAAGCTGCTTACACTCGCTGCATGAGACGGCTGTCTGCAGAAGGAAGATGTCGGTACGCGTGCGCTCCTTGCAGCGTGTCTGTGGCGACTTACGCACAGATGAAAACGCACATCCACACAACGCACGCGGCCTTGAACCTGGACAAGACCTTTGTGGTCAAATGCAAAGAGTGCCAGGAGATTTTTCCCGGCGTGCCAAGCTTCCATAAACACTACCATCGGCAGCACTGTGCGCTGGAGCCCTGCAGGAAGGGCGTACAGACGGAAGCAAGCGCTGCTGAAATAAAACACGCCGTGGAGATCACACCATCCCAGGAAG AAACAGACGGGACAGGGGTGGAGCTTACGGACACCAACCAAACCAGCAGTGAGAAAGACTTGG atgATGAAATGAGGCGCGCGCTGTCTTTGAGCGCGGAGGAGGCGAGAGAGTTGGCAG AGCTGGAAGAAGCTCTCCAGAGAAGCCTTCTGGAGTTCTGA
- the znf451 gene encoding E3 SUMO-protein ligase ZNF451 isoform X2: MSSPTQGHDSEAEEVEFVSEGPLRPVLDCIDLLSDSDDEGCSSRAVTLEDSVTRNKARVMSTLDRLAHKVAQEKKERADKCKAFKEKQIMQKAHGQRELAVSSPNGRNQEAKHCVDMWLKMPGLKPGGIGADWGRRQSAADFSRNASARHTCPVINCGRVYDNISLLGGHLKRFDHSPCDPSIHLSGSPSELFACVACGRHFQTKEEWKKHVQSKVNSANASGHSLDQNYQQIVCFACPECFLLFNLRDECLQHMSAKNHFRESLAMDETRGAVQPVPVPKLVKNRLIALCKESTFTVRCSLCLKVLISHQAAQAHFNVQCRHGCAVAKADTTIVEVMKQLQARGQCSLCSKVFLSQAEIQSHEESTQHNVDVNPSMAEALLQFSRISEIQQSTAVAREKRLLQGLETSLQRRTDDRGESDGSPAKRQRLASGLNASSSSRSSTSAWFCECGQQFSEEATASKHLLAANQIFHQCGVCDKHMGESSVARLHMSRFHGGAHLSNFLFFCRKCRVEKPRLKDILSHVSEAHRGHTYLTEKEVPHDFAAALEAKPSTSSNITSLSASKAQQDAVETSPTAGHTWMCRMCEDVFDSEAAVLEHCGDTSSHSFQRFVCGHCPQKFFKESTVRRHCVNEHGGDVKSSHFCGLCDSMQFESEAEFMEHYRSLHSRDYYCLDAPELPVAEETAQLTCPCMGSEKSKGDMKAAYTRCMRRLSAEGRCRYACAPCSVSVATYAQMKTHIHTTHAALNLDKTFVVKCKECQEIFPGVPSFHKHYHRQHCALEPCRKGVQTEASAAEIKHAVEITPSQEETDGTGVELTDTNQTSSEKDLDDEMRRALSLSAEEARELAELEEALQRSLLEF; this comes from the exons ATGTCTTCACCGACCCAAGGACACGATTCTGAGGCTGAAGAAGTGGAGTTTGTATCA GAAGGCCCTCTTAGACCAGTGCTGGACTGTATCGATCTGCTGAGTGACAGCGATGACGAGGGTTGTTCGTCTCGGGCGGTCACG CTTGAGGACAGCGTCACCCGAAACAAAGCACGGGTCATGTCCACGCTGGACAGGCTGGCACATAAAGTGGCTCAAGAGAAAAAGGAAAGAGCAGACAAATGTAAAGCATTCAAG gaaaaacaaatcatgcagaaagctCACGGACAGCGCGAGCTGGCTGTTAGTTCTCCAAACGGGCGGAATCAGGAGGCAAAGCACTGTGTGGACATGTGGTTAAAGATGCCAG GCCTTAAACCTGGTGGGATCGGTGCTGACTGGGGCCGAAGACAGTCAGCTGCCGATTTCTCTAGAAACGCCTCAGCTCGACACACTTGTCCAGTGATCAATTGTGGCCGCGTTTATGACAACATTTCCCTCCTTGGTGGGCACTTAAAAAG GTTTGATCACTCTCCCTgtgacccatccatccatctcagcGGGAGTCCGTCGGAGCTCTTTGCTTGCGTTGCCTGTGGTCGGCATTTTCAGACCAAAGAAGAGTGGAAGAAACACGTTCAGTCTAAG GTGAACTCTGCTAACGCCAGTGGGCACAGCCTGGACCAGAACTATCAGCAGATTGTGTGTTTTGCGTGTCCTGAATGCTTTCTCCTCTTCAACCTCCGAGATGAGTGCCTTCAGCACATGTCCGCCAAAAACCACTTCAGGGAGTCTCTTGCAATGGATG AAACCAGAGGAGCGGTGCAGCCAGTTCCCGTCCCAAAGCTCGTCAAGAATCGTCTCATCGCCTTGTGCAAAGAGTCGACCTTCACCGTCCGATGCTCGTTATGCCTCAAAGTGCTGATTTCTCATCAAGCAGCTCAGGCTCACTTTAA tgTGCAGTGCAGGCATGGCTGTGCTGTAGCCAAAGCTGACACAACAATAGTGGAAGTTATGAAACAGCTGCAAGCTCGAGGACAGTGTTCCCTCTGCTCCAAAGTCTTCCTGAGCCAGGCTGAAATCCAGAGTCACGAAGAATCCACGCAGCACAACGTTGATGTCAACCCGTCCATGGCCGAAGCTCTCCTCCAGTTCAGCAGGATTAGTGAAATTCAGCAGAGCACGGCTGTAGCGCGGGAGAAAAGGCTGCTGCAGGGTCTTGAGACGTCTCTGCAAAGGAGAACCGATGATAGAGGTGAAAGCGACGGATCTCCGGCTAAAAGACAGAGACTAGCTTCAGGTCTGAAtgctagcagcagcagcaggagctcgACGTCAGCGTGGTTTTGTGAGTGTGGTCAACAGTTCTCAGAAGAGGCCACAGCCTCGAAGCATCTTCTGGCTGCGAACCAGATTTTCCACCAGTGTGGCGTCTGCGACAAACACATGGGAGAGTCTTCAGTTGCCCGTCTGCATATGAGTCGCTTTCACGGCGGAGCACACCTCTCCAACTTCCTGTTCTTCTGCCGAAAGTGTCGAGTGGAAAAGCCCCGATTGAAAGATATTCTGTCCCACGTGTCGGAAGCCCACAGAGGACACACCTACCTCACAGAGAAAGAAGTGCCGCATGATTTTGCCGCAGCCCTCGAAGCTAAGCCTTCCACCAGCAGCAACATCACCTCGCTCTCTGCGTCCAAAGCCCAGCAGGACGCAGTGGAGACGTCTCCAACAGCAGGACACACGTGGATGTGCAGGATGTGCGAGGACGTCTTTGACTCTGAGGCGGCTGTCCTCGAGCATTGCGGCGACACGAGCAGCCACAGCTTTCAGAGATTTGTTTGTGGTCACTGTCCGCAGAAGTTCTTCAAAGAGTCCACGGTTCGCAGGCACTGTGTGAACGAGCACGGCGGGGACGTGAAGAGCTCCCACTTCTGCGGCCTCTGTGACAGCATGCAGTTCGAGTCTGAAGCCGAGTTCATGGAACACTACAGGAGCCTTCACAGTAGGGACTACTACTGCTTGGACGCCCCTGAGCTTCCCGTCGCCGAGGAAACCGCTCAGCTCACCTGTCCATGCATGGGCTCCGAAAAAAGCAAAGGTGACATGAAAGCTGCTTACACTCGCTGCATGAGACGGCTGTCTGCAGAAGGAAGATGTCGGTACGCGTGCGCTCCTTGCAGCGTGTCTGTGGCGACTTACGCACAGATGAAAACGCACATCCACACAACGCACGCGGCCTTGAACCTGGACAAGACCTTTGTGGTCAAATGCAAAGAGTGCCAGGAGATTTTTCCCGGCGTGCCAAGCTTCCATAAACACTACCATCGGCAGCACTGTGCGCTGGAGCCCTGCAGGAAGGGCGTACAGACGGAAGCAAGCGCTGCTGAAATAAAACACGCCGTGGAGATCACACCATCCCAGGAAG AAACAGACGGGACAGGGGTGGAGCTTACGGACACCAACCAAACCAGCAGTGAGAAAGACTTGG atgATGAAATGAGGCGCGCGCTGTCTTTGAGCGCGGAGGAGGCGAGAGAGTTGGCAG AGCTGGAAGAAGCTCTCCAGAGAAGCCTTCTGGAGTTCTGA
- the LOC107375723 gene encoding leucine-rich glioma-inactivated protein 1 isoform X1, which yields MRNTCRTAQRSLRLGFLLVASVLLLVDSKRARQPRCPLSCTCTKDNALCESAGSIPRSFPPDVTSLSFVKSEFTEIAKESFIHTPALHLLLFTANDLESINEDAFLGLPHLEYLFIEHNQIRSISPHAFRGLKTLVHLSLAYNNLETLPRDLFKGLEALTKVDLRGNHFTCDCKLKWLVEWIYSTNATVDQIYCKGPASQLDKDINDLAPQSFDCITTGGVAEFALYQFLKFESISVEAFSFGNDQFVVFAQPFIGKCSFLEWDHVEMVFRNFDDIDSTSTVACKPLVIDKQLFIIVAQLFGGSHIYKRDISANKFIKLQGIDVLRIRKPNDVETFRIEGETFFVIADSSKAGSTTIYKWNGNGFYSHQSLHPWYRDTDVEYLEISSKPHLILSSSTQRPVIYQWNKSTKQFDRRTDIPEMEDVYAVKHFYVKSDLYICLTLFIGDSKVMHWDGALFRELQTMPSRGSMVFQPFNVGSWQYAILGSDYSFTQVYRWDAKKGEFVRFQELNIQAPRAFFPVSIDNRQFLLASSFKGKTQIYEHLVIDLSN from the exons ATGAGAAATACATGCAGAACAGCCCAAAGGTCGCTCCGGCTCGGCTTCCTCCTGGTGGCGTCTGTTCTACTTTTAGTGGACAGCAAGAGAGCCAGGCAGCCGCGCTGTCCCCTGTCTTGTACATGTACCAAAGACAACGCGCTGTGCGAGAGTGCAGGCTCGATCCCTCGCAGCTTCCCTCCCGATGTCACCTCTCT ATCATTCGTCAAGTCGGAATTCACCGAAATCGCTAAAGAGAGCTTCATCCACACGCCTGCCCTGCATCTCCT CCTTTTCACAGCCAATGACCTGGAATCCATAAACGAGGATGCATTTCTTGGTCTTCCACACCTTGAATATCT ATTTATAGAACACAACCAAATCCGATCCATATCGCCACACGCGTTCCGTGGACTGAAAACCTTGGTGCACCT GAGTCTGGCTTACAACAACCTGGAAACTCTCCCCAGAGATTTGTTCAAAGGTCTCGAGGCCTTGACTAAAGT AGACTTGCGTGGGAATCACTTCACATGTGACTGCAAGCTGAAATGGTTGGTGGAGTGGATTTACAGCACCAACGCCACCGTGGATCAGATTTACTGCAAAGGCCCGGCCTCGCAGCTGGACAAGGACATCAACGATCTGGCTCCTCAGTCTTTCGACTGCATCACTACAGGTGGAGTTGCAG AGTTTGCCTTGTACCAATTCCTGAAGTTTGAGTCCATTTCCGTGGAAGCGTTTTCCTTTGGGAACGATCAGTTTGTTGTGTTTGCCCAGCCTTTCATTGGGAAGTGCAGCTTTCTAGAATGGGATCATGTTGAGATGGTCTTCAGGAACTTTGACGATATTGACA GCACATCCACAGTCGCCTGTAAACCCCTGGTCATCGACAAACAGCTGTTCATAATAGTGGCTCAGCTATTCGGAGGCTCACACATCTACAAGCGGGATATCTCTGCCAACAAGTTCATTAAGCTTCAGGGCATCGACGTCCTGAGAATCCGTAAACCAAACGACGTTGAGACCTTCCGCATCGAAGGAGAAACCTTCTTTGTCATAGCAGACAGCTCCAAGGCCGGTTCCACAACTATCTACAAGTGGAACGGCAATGGCTTCTACTCCCATCAGTCCCTCCACCCGTGGTACCGTGACACCGACGTGGAGTACCTGGAGATTTCCTCCAAACCTCATCTGATCCTGTCCAGCAGCACCCAGAGGCCCGTCATTTACCAGTGGAACAAATCCACAAAGCAGTTCGACAGACGCACTGACATCCCAGAGATGGAGGACGTTTATGCAGTGAAGCATTTTTATGTCAAATCCGACCTTTACATTTGTCTGACGCTCTTTATCGGGGACTCCAAGGTGATGCACTGGGACGGGGCCCTCTTTAGAGAGTTACAGACCATGCCCTCTCGAGGCTCCATGGTGTTCCAGCCCTTCAACGTGGGCAGCTGGCAGTATGCCATTCTGGGCAGCGATTACTCTTTCACCCAGGTCTACCGCTGGGACGCCAAGAAGGGCGAGTTCGTCCGCTTCCAGGAGCTCAACATCCAAGCGCCAAGGGCCTTTTTTCCTGTTTCCATAGACAACCGTCAGTTCCTGCTGGCCTCCAGCTTCAAAGGGAAGACTCAGATCTATGAGCACTTGGTCATTGATCTCAGCAACTGA
- the LOC107375723 gene encoding leucine-rich glioma-inactivated protein 1 isoform X2 encodes MRNTCRTAQRSLRLGFLLVASVLLLVDSKRARQPRCPLSCTCTKDNALCESAGSIPRSFPPDVTSLSFVKSEFTEIAKESFIHTPALHLLLFTANDLESINEDAFLGLPHLEYLFIEHNQIRSISPHAFRGLKTLVHLSLAYNNLETLPRDLFKGLEALTKVDLRGNHFTCDCKLKWLVEWIYSTNATVDQIYCKGPASQLDKDINDLAPQSFDCITTEFALYQFLKFESISVEAFSFGNDQFVVFAQPFIGKCSFLEWDHVEMVFRNFDDIDSTSTVACKPLVIDKQLFIIVAQLFGGSHIYKRDISANKFIKLQGIDVLRIRKPNDVETFRIEGETFFVIADSSKAGSTTIYKWNGNGFYSHQSLHPWYRDTDVEYLEISSKPHLILSSSTQRPVIYQWNKSTKQFDRRTDIPEMEDVYAVKHFYVKSDLYICLTLFIGDSKVMHWDGALFRELQTMPSRGSMVFQPFNVGSWQYAILGSDYSFTQVYRWDAKKGEFVRFQELNIQAPRAFFPVSIDNRQFLLASSFKGKTQIYEHLVIDLSN; translated from the exons ATGAGAAATACATGCAGAACAGCCCAAAGGTCGCTCCGGCTCGGCTTCCTCCTGGTGGCGTCTGTTCTACTTTTAGTGGACAGCAAGAGAGCCAGGCAGCCGCGCTGTCCCCTGTCTTGTACATGTACCAAAGACAACGCGCTGTGCGAGAGTGCAGGCTCGATCCCTCGCAGCTTCCCTCCCGATGTCACCTCTCT ATCATTCGTCAAGTCGGAATTCACCGAAATCGCTAAAGAGAGCTTCATCCACACGCCTGCCCTGCATCTCCT CCTTTTCACAGCCAATGACCTGGAATCCATAAACGAGGATGCATTTCTTGGTCTTCCACACCTTGAATATCT ATTTATAGAACACAACCAAATCCGATCCATATCGCCACACGCGTTCCGTGGACTGAAAACCTTGGTGCACCT GAGTCTGGCTTACAACAACCTGGAAACTCTCCCCAGAGATTTGTTCAAAGGTCTCGAGGCCTTGACTAAAGT AGACTTGCGTGGGAATCACTTCACATGTGACTGCAAGCTGAAATGGTTGGTGGAGTGGATTTACAGCACCAACGCCACCGTGGATCAGATTTACTGCAAAGGCCCGGCCTCGCAGCTGGACAAGGACATCAACGATCTGGCTCCTCAGTCTTTCGACTGCATCACTACAG AGTTTGCCTTGTACCAATTCCTGAAGTTTGAGTCCATTTCCGTGGAAGCGTTTTCCTTTGGGAACGATCAGTTTGTTGTGTTTGCCCAGCCTTTCATTGGGAAGTGCAGCTTTCTAGAATGGGATCATGTTGAGATGGTCTTCAGGAACTTTGACGATATTGACA GCACATCCACAGTCGCCTGTAAACCCCTGGTCATCGACAAACAGCTGTTCATAATAGTGGCTCAGCTATTCGGAGGCTCACACATCTACAAGCGGGATATCTCTGCCAACAAGTTCATTAAGCTTCAGGGCATCGACGTCCTGAGAATCCGTAAACCAAACGACGTTGAGACCTTCCGCATCGAAGGAGAAACCTTCTTTGTCATAGCAGACAGCTCCAAGGCCGGTTCCACAACTATCTACAAGTGGAACGGCAATGGCTTCTACTCCCATCAGTCCCTCCACCCGTGGTACCGTGACACCGACGTGGAGTACCTGGAGATTTCCTCCAAACCTCATCTGATCCTGTCCAGCAGCACCCAGAGGCCCGTCATTTACCAGTGGAACAAATCCACAAAGCAGTTCGACAGACGCACTGACATCCCAGAGATGGAGGACGTTTATGCAGTGAAGCATTTTTATGTCAAATCCGACCTTTACATTTGTCTGACGCTCTTTATCGGGGACTCCAAGGTGATGCACTGGGACGGGGCCCTCTTTAGAGAGTTACAGACCATGCCCTCTCGAGGCTCCATGGTGTTCCAGCCCTTCAACGTGGGCAGCTGGCAGTATGCCATTCTGGGCAGCGATTACTCTTTCACCCAGGTCTACCGCTGGGACGCCAAGAAGGGCGAGTTCGTCCGCTTCCAGGAGCTCAACATCCAAGCGCCAAGGGCCTTTTTTCCTGTTTCCATAGACAACCGTCAGTTCCTGCTGGCCTCCAGCTTCAAAGGGAAGACTCAGATCTATGAGCACTTGGTCATTGATCTCAGCAACTGA